In Rhodamnia argentea isolate NSW1041297 chromosome 11, ASM2092103v1, whole genome shotgun sequence, one genomic interval encodes:
- the LOC115747247 gene encoding shaggy-related protein kinase kappa isoform X1: protein MLPFPSLPILSPDTYMASANRGNGGVGSSRSIHAFSNSSSSVDWLGREMLEMRLQDRVEHDEGRDSEPDIIDGVGAETGHIIRTTIGGRNGQSRQRVSYIAEHVVGTGSFGVVFQAKCRESGEIFAIKKVLQDKRYKNRELQIMQMLDHPNIVALKHCFFSTTDKEELYLNLVLEFVPETINRVAKQYSRTNQRMPLIYVKLYTYQICRALAYLHGCIGICHRDIKPQNLLVNPHTHQLKLCDFGSAKVLVKGEPNVSYICSRYYRAPELIFGATEYTTAIDIWSAGCVMAELLLGQPLFPGESGVDQLVEIIKVLGTPTREEIKCMNPNYTEFKFPQIKPHPWHKVFQKRLPPEAVDLVCRFFQYSPNLRCTALEACVHPFFDELRDPNTRLPSGRPLPPLFNFKPQELSGMPLEMISRLIPEHARKQNLFMALDA, encoded by the exons ATCCCTTCCCAT ACTATCCCCAGATACATACATGGCTTCTGCTAACCGTGGGAATGGAGGAGTCGGCAGTTCCAGATCCATTCATGCCTTCAGCAATTCATCCAGTTCTGTTGACTGGCTTGGTAGAGAAATGCTTGAAATGAGATTGCAAGATCGGGTGGAACATGATGAGGGTAGA GACAGTGAACCAGACATCATAGATGGTGTAGGCGCTGAAACAGGGCATATAATAAGAACGACAATTGGTGGTCGAAATGGTCAATCTAGGCAG AGAGTCAGTTATATTGCAGAGCATGTGGTTGGAACAGGTTCTTTTGGTGTCGTTTTTCAG GCAAAGTGTAGAGAAAGTGGTGAAATTTTTGCTATAAAGAAAGTTCTCCAAGACAAGCGCTACAAGAATCGGGAATTACAGATTATGCAAATGCTGGACCATCCAAATATCGTGGCCCTCAAGCACTGTTTCTTCTCAACTACAGACAAGGAAGAGCTGTATTTAAATCTTGTGCTTGAATTTGTTCCTGAAACTATTAATCGTGTGGCAAAGCAGTACAGCAGGACGAACCAGCGGATGCCCTTGATATATGTTAAACTCTATACTTACCAA ATCTGCAGGGCGCTTGCATACCTACATGGTTGCATTGGCATTTGTCACCGGGATATCAAGCCTCAGAATTTACTT GTGAATCcacacacacatcaattgaagcTTTGTGACTTTGGTAGTGCAAAAGTTCTG GTGAAAGGAGAACCAAATGTTTCTTATATTTGCTCAAGATATTACCGTGCTCCAGAACTCATATTCGGTGCAACTGAGTATACAACTGCGATAGACATATGGTCTGCAGGTTGTGTGATGGCTGAACTACTTCTCGGTCAG CCCCTGTTTCCGGGAGAAAGTGGAGTCGATCAATTAGTTGAGATCATCAAG GTGTTGGGTACGCCAACCAGGGAGGAGATAAAATGCATGAACCCAAACTACACTGAATTCAAATTTCCACAAATAAAGCCTCATCCGTGGCATAAG GTTTTTCAGAAACGTCTACCCCCTGAAGCAGTCGACCTGGTTTGTAGGTTTTTCCAGTATTCTCCAAACCTGCGTTGCACTGCT TTGGAAGCCTGTGTCCACCCTTTTTTCGATGAATTGAGGGACCCAAATACTCGCCTTCCCAGTGGCCGCCCTCTTCCTCCCCTGTTTAACTTTAAGCCCCAAG AGCTCTCGGGCATGCCACTCGAGATGATAAGCAGACTCATACCCGAGCATGCTCGCAAGCAGAACTTGTTCATGGCTCTGGATGCGTAG
- the LOC115747239 gene encoding phosphoribosylamine--glycine ligase-like encodes MGMASTAVSSLLVSQKLFYKGCSCIGLGSSIPGLSSRKLSCHLSSGSWNLGKVAAPIKWNSNPHLKNARYLPSSIFSCANQTSEPSVSTDSSHIGGGAAERVVVLVIGEGAREHALCCALRRSPSSGAVFCAPGNAGISKAGDATCVSDLNIADSSAVISFCREWGVGLVVVGPEAPLVAGLTNDLVEAGILTFGPTVEASALEGSKDFMKSLCDKYNIPTAKYKTFTDPSAAKQYIKEEGAPIVIKADGLADGKGAIVAMTLEEACEAIDSILVMGAFGSAGSKVIVEEYLEGEEASFHALVDGENAIAMETSQDHKRVGDGDTGPNTGGMGAYSPAPIVTLELQSLVMESIILPIVKGMAAEGRKFVGVLYAGLMIEKKSGLPKMIECNVRFGDPECQVLMARLESDLTQVLLAACKGELRGLTLEWAPGFAMVVVMASKGYPSASVNRTAIQNLKAAEAVAPSVKIFHAGTTFDADGNFVAGRGRVLGVTAKGRTLEEARQRAYQAVETINWPGGFCRRDIGWRALPKKQFTEQSG; translated from the exons ATGGGTATGGCTTCCACCGCTGTCTCTAGTCTTTTAGTTTCACAGAAACTTTTCTACAAAGGCTGCAGCTGTATTGGATTGGGATCCTCCATCCCTGGCCTTTCAAGTCGTAAACTTTCTTGCCACCTTTCTTCTGGTTCATGGAATTTGGGTAAGGTTGCTGCACCTATCAAATGGAACTCAAACCCCCACCTCAAGAATGCTCGATATTtgccttcttccatcttctcttGTGCCAATCAGACATCCGAGCCCTCAGTGTCAACTGATTCATCCCACATTGGGGGTGGTGCTGCTG AGAGAGTGGTAGTGCTGGTCATTGGTGAAGGAGCAAGGGAACATGCGCTTTGCTGTGCCTTGCgacgatctccatcatctggtGCAGTCTTCTGTGCACCTGGAAATGCTGGTATTTCTAAAGCTGGAGATGCCACTTGTGTCTCAGACCTCAATATTGCCGACAGTTCAGCTGTAATTTCTTTCTGCCGCGAGTGGGGAGTTGGACTTGTTGTGGTTGGACCAGAGGCTCCTCTTGTTGCTGGTCTGACGAATGATTTAGTTGAGGCTGGAATCCTTACCTTTGGCCCCACAGTAGAAGCTTCTGCACTGGAAGGTTCTAAGGATTTCATGAAAAGCTTGTGTGACAAGTACAACATTCCCACAGCCAAG TATAAAACGTTTACTGACCCATCTGCAGCAAAGCAATACATCAAGGAGGAAGGGGCACCAATTGTCATAAAAGCAGATGGGTTGGCGGATGGAAAGGGAGCTATTGTCGCCATGACATTGGAGGAGGCATGTGAAGCAATTGACTCAATACTGGTTATGGGGGCTTTTGGTTCTGCAGGTTCCAAGGTCATTGTTGAGGAATATCTTGAAGGAGAGGAGGCTTCTTTTCATGCCCTGGTTGACGGAGAGAATGCCATAGCTATGGAAACTTCTCAAGACCATAAACGAGTTGGGGATGGTGATACAGGGCCTAATACTGGCGGGATGGGTGCTTACTCTCCGGCTCCGATCGTAACTCTAGAGCTGCAATCTTTGGTCATGGAGTCTATCATTCTCCCTATTGTCAAAGGGATGGCGGCGGAAGGTCGCAAGTTTGTTGGCGTTCTCTATGCGGGACTCATGATTGAGAAAAAGTCTGGGTTGCCTAAAATGATTGAGTGCAATGTGCGCTTTGGAGATCCGGAGTGTCAG GTATTGATGGCTCGTTTGGAGTCGGATCTGACTCAAGTACTGCTGGCAGCTTGTAAGGGAGAGTTAAGAGGACTGACCCTGGAGTGGGCACCTGGATTTGCCATGGTGGTGGTAATGGCAAGTAAGGGCTATCCATCGGCATCCGTAAACAGAACCGCGATTCAGAACCTTAAAGCAGCAGAAGCTGTTGCTCCATCTGTCAAGATATTCCATGCTGGAACAACTTTTGACGCAGATGGCAACTTTGTTGCGGGTCGAGGCCGTGTTCTTG
- the LOC115747247 gene encoding shaggy-related protein kinase kappa isoform X3, translating into MASANRGNGGVGSSRSIHAFSNSSSSVDWLGREMLEMRLQDRVEHDEGRDSEPDIIDGVGAETGHIIRTTIGGRNGQSRQRVSYIAEHVVGTGSFGVVFQAKCRESGEIFAIKKVLQDKRYKNRELQIMQMLDHPNIVALKHCFFSTTDKEELYLNLVLEFVPETINRVAKQYSRTNQRMPLIYVKLYTYQICRALAYLHGCIGICHRDIKPQNLLVNPHTHQLKLCDFGSAKVLVKGEPNVSYICSRYYRAPELIFGATEYTTAIDIWSAGCVMAELLLGQPLFPGESGVDQLVEIIKVLGTPTREEIKCMNPNYTEFKFPQIKPHPWHKVFQKRLPPEAVDLVCRFFQYSPNLRCTALEACVHPFFDELRDPNTRLPSGRPLPPLFNFKPQELSGMPLEMISRLIPEHARKQNLFMALDA; encoded by the exons ATGGCTTCTGCTAACCGTGGGAATGGAGGAGTCGGCAGTTCCAGATCCATTCATGCCTTCAGCAATTCATCCAGTTCTGTTGACTGGCTTGGTAGAGAAATGCTTGAAATGAGATTGCAAGATCGGGTGGAACATGATGAGGGTAGA GACAGTGAACCAGACATCATAGATGGTGTAGGCGCTGAAACAGGGCATATAATAAGAACGACAATTGGTGGTCGAAATGGTCAATCTAGGCAG AGAGTCAGTTATATTGCAGAGCATGTGGTTGGAACAGGTTCTTTTGGTGTCGTTTTTCAG GCAAAGTGTAGAGAAAGTGGTGAAATTTTTGCTATAAAGAAAGTTCTCCAAGACAAGCGCTACAAGAATCGGGAATTACAGATTATGCAAATGCTGGACCATCCAAATATCGTGGCCCTCAAGCACTGTTTCTTCTCAACTACAGACAAGGAAGAGCTGTATTTAAATCTTGTGCTTGAATTTGTTCCTGAAACTATTAATCGTGTGGCAAAGCAGTACAGCAGGACGAACCAGCGGATGCCCTTGATATATGTTAAACTCTATACTTACCAA ATCTGCAGGGCGCTTGCATACCTACATGGTTGCATTGGCATTTGTCACCGGGATATCAAGCCTCAGAATTTACTT GTGAATCcacacacacatcaattgaagcTTTGTGACTTTGGTAGTGCAAAAGTTCTG GTGAAAGGAGAACCAAATGTTTCTTATATTTGCTCAAGATATTACCGTGCTCCAGAACTCATATTCGGTGCAACTGAGTATACAACTGCGATAGACATATGGTCTGCAGGTTGTGTGATGGCTGAACTACTTCTCGGTCAG CCCCTGTTTCCGGGAGAAAGTGGAGTCGATCAATTAGTTGAGATCATCAAG GTGTTGGGTACGCCAACCAGGGAGGAGATAAAATGCATGAACCCAAACTACACTGAATTCAAATTTCCACAAATAAAGCCTCATCCGTGGCATAAG GTTTTTCAGAAACGTCTACCCCCTGAAGCAGTCGACCTGGTTTGTAGGTTTTTCCAGTATTCTCCAAACCTGCGTTGCACTGCT TTGGAAGCCTGTGTCCACCCTTTTTTCGATGAATTGAGGGACCCAAATACTCGCCTTCCCAGTGGCCGCCCTCTTCCTCCCCTGTTTAACTTTAAGCCCCAAG AGCTCTCGGGCATGCCACTCGAGATGATAAGCAGACTCATACCCGAGCATGCTCGCAAGCAGAACTTGTTCATGGCTCTGGATGCGTAG
- the LOC115747245 gene encoding phosphoribosylamine--glycine ligase, chloroplastic-like: MPRQSASTLGPYFFSFATQFPPFPLFTFGSSFRRAELQVATEKQTKRRRRPSSRRETDKAPSSSFPAGQSYFFSFPRSLLRQLSPVSSLQLSLSVAASLEVGSTSMASSTASTLSASLKLNSYLFRSSRLCFSNYKSCSCSSGSWYSGHVNTRIGWSSSRHLKSAQNMPSFGNSPFVFKCVGQALEPSVSIHSSQNNSSSDERVVVLVIGGGGREHALCFALQRSPSCEAVFCAPGNAGISSSGDATCVPDLAVLDSTAVISFCQKRGIGLVVVGPEGPLVSGLANDLVEAGIPTFGPSSEAAALEGSKNFMKNLCDKYGIPTAKYKTFTDPSSAKLYIEEQGAPIVVKADGLAAGKGVIVAITVEEAYEAVDSMLVEGVFGSAGCKVIIEEYLEGEEASFFALVDGENAIALESAQDHKRVGDGDTGPNTGGMGAYSPAPVLTQELQSSVMESIILPTVKGMAAEGCKFVGVLYAGLMIEKKSGMPKLIEYNVRFGDPECQVLMVRLESDLVQVLLSACRGELSRLTLDWSPGSAMVVVMASSGYPGTYEKGSVIQNLEEAELVAPSVKIFHAGTSFDSDGNFVATGGRVLGVTAKGRNLEEAHERAYQAVEAINWPGGFYRHDIGWRALPKKQFAKQS, encoded by the exons ATGCCACGTCAGTCGGCTTCCACATTAGGACCATATTTCTTCTCCTTTGCCACGCAGTTCCCCCCCTTCCCTCTCTTTACCTTCGGCTCCAGTTTCAGACGCGCCGAATTGCAGGTAGCCACTGAAAAGCAGACAAAGCGCCGTCGCCGACCGTCGAGCCGCCGCGAAACAGACAAAGCTCCGTCCAGTTCATTCCCTGCCGGACAAAGCTACTTCTTTTCATTCCCTCGTTCGTTGCTCCGCCAATTGTCCCCCGTCTCGTCCCTGCAGCTCAGCCTCAG TGTAGCTGCATCATTGGAGGTTGGAAGCACGAGTATGGCTTCTTCTACTGCCTCCACCCTTTCAGCTTCTCTGAAGCTCAATAGCTACCTCTTTAGATCCTCGAGACTCtgtttttcaaattataaaagttgttCCTGCTCTTCTGGGTCGTGGTATTCCGGACATGTCAATACCAGAATCGGCTGGAGCTCGTCTCGCCACCTCAAGAGTGCTCAAAACATGCCTTCATTTGGCAATTCTCCCTTTGTCTTCAAGTGTGTTGGCCAGGCGTTAGAGCCCTCAGTCTCCATCCATTCATCTCAAAATAACAGTTCTTCTGATG AGAGAGTGGTGGTGCTCGTCATTGGCGGAGGAGGAAGGGAACATGCATTATGCTTTGCGTTGCAACGATCCCCATCATGTGAAGCGGTCTTCTGTGCACCTGGAAATGCTGGCATTTCCAGCTCTGGAGATGCCACATGCGTTCCAGATCTTGCTGTTTTGGATAGCACGGCTGTTATTTCCTTTTGCCAGAAGCGGGGAATCGGATTAGTTGTGGTCGGACCAGAGGGTCCTCTTGTTTCAGGTTTGGCAAATGATTTAGTTGAGGCCGGAATCCCTACCTTTGGCCCTTCATCAGAAGCAGCTGCTTTAGAGGGTTCCAAGAACTTCATGAAGAATTTGTGTGACAAGTATGGCATTCCCACTGCCAAG TACAAAACGTTTACAGACCCATCTTCAGCGAAGCTATACATCGAGGAGCAAGGTGCACCAATTGTTGTAAAAGCAGATGGGTTAGCAGCTGGGAAGGGAGTTATTGTTGCCATAACAGTGGAGGAAGCATATGAAGCTGTTGACTCAATGCTTGTGGAGGGCGTTTTTGGTTCTGCTGGTTGCAAGGTCATCATCGAGGAATACCTTGAAGGAGAGGAAGCTTCTTTCTTTGCACTAGTGGATGGGGAGAATGCCATCGCTCTTGAATCTGCCCAAGATCATAAACGAGTTGGGGATGGTGATACGGGACCTAATACTGGTGGAATGGGTGCGTACTCTCCGGCGCCTGTCTTGACTCAAGAGTTGCAATCTTCAGTCATGGAATCCATCATTCTCCCAACTGTCAAAGGCATGGCAGCTGAAGGTTGCAAGTTTGTCGGTGTTCTTTATGCTGGACTGATGATAGAGAAGAAATCTGGGATGCCTAAATTGATAGAGTACAATGTCCGTTTTGGAGATCCAGAGTGTCAG GTATTGATGGTTCGTTTAGAATCAGATTTGGTGCAAGTATTGTTGTCAGCTTGTAGGGGAGAGCTGAGCAGGCTGACACTGGATTGGTCGCCTGGATCTGCAATGGTTGTGGTAATGGCAAGTAGTGGCTATCCAGGGACCTATGAAAAGGGGAGTGTGATCCAGAATCTTGAAGAAGCAGAGCTTGTTGCTCCATCTGTTAAAATATTTCATGCCGGAACTTCTTTTGACTCAGATGGCAATTTTGTTGCAACCGGAGGCCGTGTTCTTGGGGTCACTGCCAAGGGGAGAAATTTGGAAGAAGCTCATGAAAGAGCTTACCAAGCAGTTGAAGCTATCAACTGGCCAGGAGGATTCTATCGGCATGACATTGGATGGAGAGCACTTCCAAAAAAGCAATTTGCAAAGCAAAGCTAA
- the LOC115747247 gene encoding shaggy-related protein kinase kappa isoform X2 translates to MLPSLPILSPDTYMASANRGNGGVGSSRSIHAFSNSSSSVDWLGREMLEMRLQDRVEHDEGRDSEPDIIDGVGAETGHIIRTTIGGRNGQSRQRVSYIAEHVVGTGSFGVVFQAKCRESGEIFAIKKVLQDKRYKNRELQIMQMLDHPNIVALKHCFFSTTDKEELYLNLVLEFVPETINRVAKQYSRTNQRMPLIYVKLYTYQICRALAYLHGCIGICHRDIKPQNLLVNPHTHQLKLCDFGSAKVLVKGEPNVSYICSRYYRAPELIFGATEYTTAIDIWSAGCVMAELLLGQPLFPGESGVDQLVEIIKVLGTPTREEIKCMNPNYTEFKFPQIKPHPWHKVFQKRLPPEAVDLVCRFFQYSPNLRCTALEACVHPFFDELRDPNTRLPSGRPLPPLFNFKPQELSGMPLEMISRLIPEHARKQNLFMALDA, encoded by the exons ATCCCTTCCCAT ACTATCCCCAGATACATACATGGCTTCTGCTAACCGTGGGAATGGAGGAGTCGGCAGTTCCAGATCCATTCATGCCTTCAGCAATTCATCCAGTTCTGTTGACTGGCTTGGTAGAGAAATGCTTGAAATGAGATTGCAAGATCGGGTGGAACATGATGAGGGTAGA GACAGTGAACCAGACATCATAGATGGTGTAGGCGCTGAAACAGGGCATATAATAAGAACGACAATTGGTGGTCGAAATGGTCAATCTAGGCAG AGAGTCAGTTATATTGCAGAGCATGTGGTTGGAACAGGTTCTTTTGGTGTCGTTTTTCAG GCAAAGTGTAGAGAAAGTGGTGAAATTTTTGCTATAAAGAAAGTTCTCCAAGACAAGCGCTACAAGAATCGGGAATTACAGATTATGCAAATGCTGGACCATCCAAATATCGTGGCCCTCAAGCACTGTTTCTTCTCAACTACAGACAAGGAAGAGCTGTATTTAAATCTTGTGCTTGAATTTGTTCCTGAAACTATTAATCGTGTGGCAAAGCAGTACAGCAGGACGAACCAGCGGATGCCCTTGATATATGTTAAACTCTATACTTACCAA ATCTGCAGGGCGCTTGCATACCTACATGGTTGCATTGGCATTTGTCACCGGGATATCAAGCCTCAGAATTTACTT GTGAATCcacacacacatcaattgaagcTTTGTGACTTTGGTAGTGCAAAAGTTCTG GTGAAAGGAGAACCAAATGTTTCTTATATTTGCTCAAGATATTACCGTGCTCCAGAACTCATATTCGGTGCAACTGAGTATACAACTGCGATAGACATATGGTCTGCAGGTTGTGTGATGGCTGAACTACTTCTCGGTCAG CCCCTGTTTCCGGGAGAAAGTGGAGTCGATCAATTAGTTGAGATCATCAAG GTGTTGGGTACGCCAACCAGGGAGGAGATAAAATGCATGAACCCAAACTACACTGAATTCAAATTTCCACAAATAAAGCCTCATCCGTGGCATAAG GTTTTTCAGAAACGTCTACCCCCTGAAGCAGTCGACCTGGTTTGTAGGTTTTTCCAGTATTCTCCAAACCTGCGTTGCACTGCT TTGGAAGCCTGTGTCCACCCTTTTTTCGATGAATTGAGGGACCCAAATACTCGCCTTCCCAGTGGCCGCCCTCTTCCTCCCCTGTTTAACTTTAAGCCCCAAG AGCTCTCGGGCATGCCACTCGAGATGATAAGCAGACTCATACCCGAGCATGCTCGCAAGCAGAACTTGTTCATGGCTCTGGATGCGTAG
- the LOC115747256 gene encoding NDR1/HIN1-like protein 1 — MSKCPNHGGHRWSKIWRRVFVVSLVVLFIILLIVLITWAILHPHKPRFTLQDATVYAFNASASPSLLTSTFQVTISSRNPNDNIAIYYDRLEAYATFRDQQITLTTLVPPTYQDTHDVDVWSPFLYGVSVPISPYNAAALTQDQNIGFVALMIKLRGKVRWRVGSFTSGGYSLFVNCPAYITFGSRSTGIGVGNNAVKYQLMQTCSVSV, encoded by the coding sequence ATGTCCAAGTGCCCGAACCACGGCGGCCACCGGTGGAGTAAAATATGGAGGAGAGTGTTCGTGGTCAGCCTGGTGGTGCTCTTCATAATCCTGCTCATAGTGCTGATAACATGGGCCATCCTCCACCCCCACAAGCCCCGCTTCACCCTCCAAGACGCCACCGTCTACGCCTTCAACGCCTCCGCTAGCCCCAGCCTCCTCACCTCCACCTTCCAGGTCACCATCTCCTCCCGCAACCCCAACGACAACATTGCCATCTATTACGACCGCCTGGAGGCCTACGCCACCTTCCGCGACCAGCAGATCACGCTCACCACTCTCGTCCCTCCAACCTACCAGGACACCCACGACGTCGACGTGTGGTCGCCCTTCCTCTACGGCGTCTCCGTCCCCATCTCTCCCTACAACGCGGCCGCGCTGACCCAGGACCAGAACATCGGGTTCGTGGCGCTCATGATCAAGCTGAGAGGGAAGGTGAGATGGAGAGTCGGGTCCTTCACCTCGGGAGGGTACAGCCTTTTCGTCAACTGCCCGGCGTACATTACGTTCGGGAGCCGGAGCACGGGGATCGGGGTTGGGAACAACGCGGTCAAGTACCAGTTGATGCAGACTTGCAGCGTTAGTGTCTGA